In the Aristaeella hokkaidonensis genome, CCCTCCTGGTCCATTCACGCGGGCGCGGGAACCAGCAACTATACGTTTATCTGGGCTATGGGCGGTGAGAACCAGGCCTTTGACGACATGGACAATATTCCGACCACGGAACTGAAATAAAGAGGAGAACAGTCAGATGGATACGAACAGTTTCAGCCTGAAAGGCAAAATTGCCTGGATTACGGGCGCCAGCTACGGCATCGGATTTGCCATCGCGGAGGCTTATGCCGCGGCGGGGGCAACCATTGTGTTCAATGATATCAACCAGGAACTGGTGGACAAGGGCCTGAAGTCCTATGCCGAGAAGGGCATTGACGCCAAGGGCTACGTCTGCGACGTGACCAATGAGGAAGCGGTCCGGGCCCTGGTGAAGCAGATTGAGACGGAAATCGGCGTGATCGATATCCTGGTGAACAACGCCGGCATCATCCGCCGGATCCCCATGATTGAGATGAGCGCGGAAGAATTCCGGAAAGTCATCGACGTGGACCTGAACGCTCCGTTCATCTGCGCCAAGGCGGTGATTCCGTCCATGATCTCCAAGGGACACGGTAAAATCATCAACATCTGCAGCATGATGAGCGAACTGGGACGGGAAACCGTTTCCGCCTACGCTGCAGCCAAGGGCGGCCTGAAGATGCTGACCCGGAATATCTGCTCTGAATACGGCGAGCATAACATCCAGTGCAACGGCATCGGACCTGGCTATATCGCCACGCCCCAGACAGCTCCGCTGCGGGAAAAGCAGCCGGACGGCAGCCGCCATCCCTTTGATCAGTTTATCATCGCCAAGACGCCGGCGGCCCGCTGGGGAACGCCCGAGGACCTGCAGGGTCCCGCGGTATTCCTGGCTTCCGACGCGAGCAATTTCGTGAACGGCCATATCCTGTATGTGGATGGCGGAATCCTGGCGTACATCGGAAAACAGCCCTGAGAAGACAATCTGAAAACCGCCCGGAGGCCTTCCGGGCGTTTTCACTATGGGTGAACCGCGGGCGGGAAATGACAGCCTGCGGAACAGACAGACAGACGGAAGGAACACAGCCCTATGAAAAAATATCTGGCCATCGACATCGGCGCGTCTTCCGGACGGCATATTGTCGGCTGGAAGGAAGACGGAGAGCTGAAAACCGAGGAGGTTTACCGCTTTCCGAACGGTGTCGTGGAACAGGACGGACATCTGACCTGGGATATTGACGCCCTGGAGAAACACGTCCGGACCGGCATCGACGAAGCGATGAAGATTTATCCGGAAATCGGGAGCCTTTCAGTTGATACCTGGGGTGTGGATTATGTGCTGATGAAGGGCGGCGAACCTGTTTTGCCCTGTTACGCCTACCGGGACAGCCGGACGGAAACGGCTATTCCCAAAGTCCATGAGCAGATGAGCTTTTCGGACCTTTACCGGCGTACGGGGATCCAGTTCCAGCCTTTCAATACCATTTACCAGCTTTACGCAGACAAGCTGGCAGGACGGCTGGATGAAGCCGACAGCTTCCTGATGATTCCGGAGTACCTGATGTACAGGCTCAGCGGCGCGGAGAGCCATGAGTATACCAATGCGACCACCGGCGGCATGGTCAGCGCGGAAACCGGTGAATACGATCCGGAGATTATCCGGACCCTGGGCCTGCCCGGGCGGTTTTTCAGGCCCCTGCAGCGGCCGGGCAGCGTGATCGGTGAATACAGGGGAATCAAGGTGATGCTGTGTGCCACCCATGATACAGGCAGCGCGGTGGAGGGAATCCCCATGGAGGGGAATGAACTCTATATTTCTTCCGGCACCTGGTCCCTGCTGGGAGTCAAAACGCCGAAGCCGCTGACGGACGCAGGAAGCGAAGCTGCCAACTACTCCAATGAAGGCGGCGTAGGCTATAACCGGTACCAGAAAAACATCATGGGTATGTGGCTGGCGAACAGGCTGCGCAGCGAACTGTGCCCGGAAAAACCGTGGGATGAAATCACGGCGGAAGCAGAAGAGAAACACTTCGATCACCTGGTGGATGTGAACGATCCGGTTTTCCTTGCCCCGGAGAGCATGAAAGCAGCGTTTGATTCCAAACTGCCCCATCCCCCGAAATGTACGGCAGGATATTTCCGGTGCGCATACCGGTCCCTGGCGGACGGATACCGCAGGGCGATCGAGGAAATAGAACAGAATACAGGCAACCGGTACCGGAGGCTGTACATTGTGGGCGGCGGGGCCAGGAACAAATACCTGAACCGGCTGACGGAAGAAGCCACCGGCAAGCAAGTGACCGCACTGCCTATCGAGGCGACGGCGCTGGGGAACATCATGATCCAGATCAAAAACGGAGGAGAAAAAGCATGAGCTACGAAGAAGCAAAAAAGCGCTATGCGGCTATCGGCGTTGATGCCGGCGCAGCCATTGAAAAACTGAAAAAAGTGCCCGTGTCGCTGCATTGCTGGCAGGGAGACGACGTACGGGGCTTTGATACTGATCCGAGCAAGCCGCTGACGGGCGGCATCCAGACCACAGGGAACTATCCGGGACGGGCCGGTACACCGGAGGAGCTGATGGCGGACCTGGACAAGGTGCTGAGCCTGATTCCCGGCACGCCGAAGATGAACCTGCATGCCAGCTACGCGATCTTTGAAAACGGCGAATGGGCGGACCGGGATAAGCTGGAGCCGAAACATTTCAGAAAATGGGTGGAGTTCTGCAAGGAACGCGGCCTGGGCTGTGACTTTAATCCCACCTTCTTCTCCCATCCGATGTGTGATCCACTGACACTGTCCAGCCCGAATGAAGAAACCAGGAAGTTCTGGATTGAGCACGGCAAAGCCTGCATCCGTATCAGCAGTTACCTGGCGGAAGAACTGGGCAAGCCTTGCGTGATGAATATCTGGACCGGCGACGGGTTCAAGGATATTCCCGCCGACCGGATGGGACCGCGGGTACGCTACCGTGAATCCATTGATGAAATCCTGAAGGAGCCCTATGACTTCAAAAAAGTAAAGCCCTGCATTGAAAGCAAGGTTTTCGGCATCGGCGTGGAAGCTTATACGGCAGGCAGCGCGGAATTCGCCCTTTCCTACGCGGCAATGAATATGGACAAGTGCATTCCGCTGATGGACAACGGTCACTATCACCCCACGGAAGTGGTCAGCGACAAGATTCCTGCCCTGCTGGCCTTCTTCCCGGAAATTGCGCTGCATGTAACCCGGCCGATCCGCTGGGACAGCGACCATGTGGTGCTGTTTGACGATGAAACAAAGGAAATCGCCCGGGAGATCGTCCGCTGCGGCGGGCTGGACGGCCGGGTGAATATTGCCCTCGACTACTTTGACGCAAGCATCAACCGGATTTCCGCCTGGGTGACGGGATACCGGAACCTGCAGAAGGCGCTCCTGTATGCCCTGCTGCAGCCCAATGATGAAATGAAGTCCCTGCAGGATGCGGGAGAGTTCAGCAAGCTGATGGTGATGCAGGAAGAACTGAAAACCATGCCCTTCGGCGAGATCTGGGACGAGTACTGCCGGAGCTGCGGCAGGCCGGCTGACGGTGAATGGTTCCCGCAGATTGAGGAATATGAGAAGAAAGTACTGGTGAGGCGGAAATGAAAAATATCCTGGAAGCGCCCTTTATGGTGGAAATGATCCGCACGACGACCAACATGTATAACCAGGGCTGGGACGAACGCAACGGCGGGAATATCAGCCTGATGCTGGATGCGGCGGAAATCGCCGGATACCTGGATACGGGAAAGGCGCTGCGCACAATCCCGACTGGCTTCACCGCTCCGGAACTGGACGGGAAGTGTTTCCTGGTGACGGGAACCGGCAAGTACTTCAAGAATGTGCAGTATGCCCCGGAAGTCAATCTCGGCATTGTCCGGCTGAAGGAGCAGGGACAGCAGGCTGACCTGCTGTGGGGCTATGCGGACGGCGGGCAGTTTACCAGCGAGTTTCCGGCCCATATGATGAGCCATGTGGCACGGCTGAAGGTTAACCCGGAAAACCGGGTGGTGATGCACTGCCATCCGGCGAACCTGCTGGCGATGACCTATGTCCATGACCTGGACGAGAAGCAGTTTACCCGGACCCTGTGGCAGATGTGCACCGAGTGCGTGGTGGTTTTCCCGGACGGTGTGAACGTGCTGCCCTGGATGCTTTGCGGCACGAATGAAATCGGCGAAGCAACGGCAGAAAAAATGAAGACCGCAAGGCTGGTGGTCTGGAGCCAGCACGGTATTTACGGCGCGGGCAAAGACCTGGATGAGACCTTCGGCCTGATCGAAACCGCGGAAAAAGCCGCGGAAATCTATATGAAGATCGCCCATCTTCCGAGAATCAACACGATTACGGATGAGCAGATGCATTTGCTGGAGAAGCGTTTCAACATCAAAGCAAGGGAAGGCTACCTGGACTAAACGGGGAGGATCAGAGTCCTGTTTCCTGCAGGCCTTTGAGGCCCAGGGCTATCATACGGCGGCAGTAATCGTCGCTGCGCTTCTGGATATCATCCTGGAAAACTTCCAGCTCCGGCATGGAGACAGCAAAGAAATCATAACCCGTCTTATCAAACATATGGCGTTCGCCGAAAATGATCAGCTGGTGGAAAGACCGTTTGGCGCTTTCCACCTTTCCTAATGCGTGGAAAGCCAGCCCCTGATAATAGATATAGTCAGAGGGCTGATCATTGTAATAGCGGACGGGCTCGGGAATCTGGGAACCCGCGGAAGCTTCCGTAAAGCATTGCGCTGCCCTGGATTCATTGCCCAGCAGCCTGTAAGCGCAGCCCATGAGGTAATAGGCCTGGTTGTCCGGGACGTTTTCCAGCTTGCCTTCTCCGAGATTGGCAGGATAGGAGAGGGTCCGGGACGCATATTCAATGGCGGCTTCCGCCCGGCCTTCCGCCAGGGCTTTGCCGGCCAGGGCGAAGAGGGCGGCTTTATATTCATCTGCCACCTTGCCTTCTCCGCCTTCCCATACATGGAAGGTATAGTTCATCAGCAGGTCCAGGGCTTTTTCATGCTGCCCGTCCGCATTCAGCATGCTGACATAGGCGAGCATCAGGGCATACCGGTCCGGAAGCAGATCCCGGTTTGCCTCCAGGATGGCCAGCCGCTCTTTGACGGGGCAGTCCAGGCGCTTCAGCAGCTGATCCTGCTCCAGCAGGAAACGGCTGTTTCCGGGCTCAAGGCGGACGGCTTCCACGATTTCCCCGGCGGCCAGGGAACGGCCGCCGGGGTTGTAATACGCAATGGACAGGTTCCGGTGGGCCGGAGCCAGATCAGGCTGTTCCTTCGCCGCGGCCTGCCAGTGGGAAACAGCTGCGTCATACTGCTTCCTGTCATAGAAGAACTCACCCAGGTAATAGTGGGCCTTCGGGGCGGAGGGCAGGATGGAAACGGCGTATTCCAGAACCGGAAGTTCCTCCGGCTTGTTGGGGAAACAGAAATCCGTCGGCAGGCTTTCCGCCTTCAGGGCCTGCGCGGCAGCGGTTTCTGTGTGGTTCATACGGCCTTCCGCATATGCGAGGGCATAATACTTCAGCGGGCTCGTTCACATTCCAGAAAGACGCGGCAGTCAGCAGAGCAGCCCCAGGAGACTTTCCGGCTGAACTTTGCCTGGCCTTCGAAGGAATACCTGCGGGTCAGGCGCGTGACAATAGGATCGCCTTCCTGCCAGAAGCCAAGCTTTTTGACTTCCTCTGCCTGCCATTGTTTATGGGGATCATCCGGCAGGCCGAAGCCGCCCTCATCCAGTGTTCCGGGCAGACGGATTTCTCCGGACTGCCCCGGGATGGAGCATTCCCAGATACCCGACAGATCAACGGTTCTCATGGTCATTTACCTCGAATTTTTACTACTCTTATCATACCCCCCCGGACCGGTTGCTTCAGCAAGGATATTTATCCAATATTGACGCTTTTTGAATGTCATATTTTGCCGGTAATTCCATATACCGCTGTTTTCAGGCAATCAGCTTCGGTATACTTCAACATGATTTGTCAGTATTTTTTTGAAAAACAGATACAAATTTGCAAATTTCTGGTATAATCCATGTCAAAAGGCAGTGCGCTCCGTTTTATACGCTTGTTGAGGAAGTATCGTGATATGCAAATGAAAAAGATCAGATGGCTTGTGCTGTGTATTCTGGCTTTATGTTTATTCATTCCTGCGGGAATAGCAGAACGTGCTATTCCGGAGGTGCTGAAGGTGACACAGGAAGTCAAATGCTACAGGGCAAAAGGCTATCGGATTATTACCTATTCAGAACTGCATTCCACCAGGGAAGACGTAAATGACTTGATCAATGGCAGGGTGGCAGCCCTGAAAGAAGAAGCGGAAGCAGTGGTGCCGGAAGGAAGGGATTATAACAAAAGATGTGCCCATGCAGATATTTATACACAAATTACCCGAACGGGTGACCGCTGGCTGAGCTTTCATGTGTGTGCACAGACATCTGCAAAGAGCAGCCAGAATTGGGTGAAATGTGAAGATTATACTTACGACATGGAATCCGGCCGGCTGATCCGGCTGGGGGATATTATCTGTGAAGAGGGCTGGGAAAAGCTGCTGCATGAAATCCGGATACAGGTCGAGGAAAGCTTTCCTGAAGACAAACCGGATGAGCAGGCACTGGATGCGATCTGCAGCCGTGAAAGCCTGACGGAAGCCGGGTTTATCATGACGCCCGGACACCTGGCACTGTTTTTTCCCGCGGCAGACGTGTATCCCGCCCATGCTGAAGCACTTTTGCGGGTGGAAATATATGTGCCGGAATTATGGGAGATCCTGACGGAAGAGGGCCGGAAGGAAACGGACTGCACCGGCTACAAGCTGGTTGCACTGACCTATGACGACGGTCCCGGAAAGGGAACAACCAGGGGTGTGCTGAGTTCCTCCGTCCGTCATCCGGGACAGGTGACCTTCTTTGCGACCGGACACCGCCTGGAAGAAAATGCTGAGATGCTTCATTTGGAGTTCGACGCCGGCCACAGCGTGCAAAGCCATACCTGGGCGCATGCTACCAAGGGCGTGACAACAGAGAAAGTAACCGACTGGGAAACGCAGTATAACAAGGCCATGGGCAGCATCATCGGCAAGCTCCCGATCATGATGCGTCCTCCGGGAGGAAACTGGAGGGGATACGTCAATTCAGGCACTGAGCTGGCTCAGATCCTGTGGGATACCAATTCCACGGATTCGTCCGCCGGTGAAGGAAAGCAGGATATGCTGGGCTGCTGCGGCCGTGCCAGCATCGCCTGTGACGGGAGTATCGTGCTTTTCCACGACGTCAAAATCTATGCCGGAGATCTGGCAGAACGGTCCATGAGGCTCTTTGAGCAGGAGAACATGCTGATTGTGACCGTAAACGATTTGTGTGCGCTGCGCGGAATTTCGCTGAAAGCAGGCACCGTATTGCAAAACTGTCCGCCGGAGGAAGCGGAAGTAAGCATGCAGGCTCACCGGTAAGCGTACATACCGTCGCTTCCGACAATCAGGCCGCGGTACATCTCAATGGACAGGAGATGTTTCCCGCCGGGTGTTTCAAAAGAATATATCCAGGTACCGCCGGTGACAGAAGTGTCATCGGCTTTTTCCATGACCCTGCTGTTCATGACGATACAACGGACCCACTCTGCTTCTTCAGGGGAGACCTCTGCCGGCTCAGCACCTGTCTCGCAGTCTGTGAAATACGCTGTGATGACAGCGGTATCGAGACCGTCGCGCAGACCGTGGCAGAACTTCCAGACCGGAGGCTGTTCTTCAGCATCATCCGGACCATTGGGATAGGAGGCGTGGGTAACGGAGATCAGTTGTCCATCCTCAAAAATACCGGAAGTGTTATAAGCATTGAAAGGGTTTTCATCCGCCTGCAGCGAATTAAGGAATTCTTCAGCGCTTAATGGCATCTCTTCTTCACCGGAAACGATGGGGGTGTACCTGAAACTATCCGACAGGGGGAGCAGGACCTTGTTAAACCCCACAGACGTGACAGGAACCCAGTCGTTGACAACAACGGTAAAGGTGTCGTCTTTTCCGGATTCAAAAACCATATAACCGTCGAATGCTTCCTCCGGACAGATTTCCCAGGCAGTGACGGTACCCTGGGATTCAGGATCTGTATGCGGAATGATTTCCTTTACGGTCCAGAAATGGTCGTTGACCAGGATCGTGTCTCCCGGGGTGAGGGAAAGGATCTCATCCGCCCTGTAATGATCCTGCAGATACAGGACAGCGATGAAGTATCCACCGCTGCCGATCCGGCCTGTGTTCCGGAAGGAGAGCCGGAATTCGCCATTGCCCTGGTCGAGACTGTCATGATCAACCGGGATGGGACGGATTTCCGCGGCACAGGCGAAGACGGTGCAGCAGAGGGTGAGCAGCAGGACCAGCAGAACGGCGGTCAGGATCTGATTGCGTTTCATGGATATTCCTCCTTGCGGTCGGTTGGGACGGTTCTATGTACTTTCACTCTGTATGACGCACGGGAGCGGGAAAAGTTCCACAAAAAGCATCTGAAGATCGTGTATATTTTTATGGGTAAAAAGGAGGATTCAGTTTGATACCGGAAAACGCTTTTTTCCACGGTACGGTAATTGGCGGACTGGACACGATCCTCGCCAACGCGAAATCCCATGTTGACGGGAGCAAAGTCGCGTACTTTACGACGGACAGGGTCTACGCGCTTGTCTGCTGCAGAAGCAGGCAGGAGAACTTTGTCACCATGGGACTGAGGGATGGAATCCAGACATATTTTGAGCGGTTTCCCGATCAGCTGAAGGTTCTGTATGACGGAAAAGAAGGCTTTATTTACAGGCCTGTGTCTGCAGAGACATTGAAAAACACCAGAGGTCATAGCTGGGAGAGCTCCGTGGACGTTCCGGTCGTCCTTCTGGAACATATCCCCAACGTCTATACAGAGATCCTGAAGGAGGAAGAGGCCGGGAATGTGATTATCCGCCGCTATGCCGATATTGATCCTGATGAACAGAAGGAAGTTGCAAACCATATGCGTGATGGGCTGAACGATCCTCTTTGTTTTCCTGCATATCGTGACTTCGTATATGAACACTTTTCACCGTTATGGGATTGACCAGCATATTATAAAAAAGTCCGGTTCCCATTGAAAAGGGAATCGGGCCTTTTTGGACACTGCTGTATGAACTTGATTCTGTTTACACGTTTCGGGTTCTGACGGTTCTGATGTTCGGATGCTCGGACAGGATCGTAATCAAATCCTGGTATTCCGTTTTGC is a window encoding:
- a CDS encoding gluconate 5-dehydrogenase translates to MDTNSFSLKGKIAWITGASYGIGFAIAEAYAAAGATIVFNDINQELVDKGLKSYAEKGIDAKGYVCDVTNEEAVRALVKQIETEIGVIDILVNNAGIIRRIPMIEMSAEEFRKVIDVDLNAPFICAKAVIPSMISKGHGKIINICSMMSELGRETVSAYAAAKGGLKMLTRNICSEYGEHNIQCNGIGPGYIATPQTAPLREKQPDGSRHPFDQFIIAKTPAARWGTPEDLQGPAVFLASDASNFVNGHILYVDGGILAYIGKQP
- a CDS encoding tetratricopeptide repeat protein, which translates into the protein MNHTETAAAQALKAESLPTDFCFPNKPEELPVLEYAVSILPSAPKAHYYLGEFFYDRKQYDAAVSHWQAAAKEQPDLAPAHRNLSIAYYNPGGRSLAAGEIVEAVRLEPGNSRFLLEQDQLLKRLDCPVKERLAILEANRDLLPDRYALMLAYVSMLNADGQHEKALDLLMNYTFHVWEGGEGKVADEYKAALFALAGKALAEGRAEAAIEYASRTLSYPANLGEGKLENVPDNQAYYLMGCAYRLLGNESRAAQCFTEASAGSQIPEPVRYYNDQPSDYIYYQGLAFHALGKVESAKRSFHQLIIFGERHMFDKTGYDFFAVSMPELEVFQDDIQKRSDDYCRRMIALGLKGLQETGL
- the rhaD gene encoding rhamnulose-1-phosphate aldolase; its protein translation is MKNILEAPFMVEMIRTTTNMYNQGWDERNGGNISLMLDAAEIAGYLDTGKALRTIPTGFTAPELDGKCFLVTGTGKYFKNVQYAPEVNLGIVRLKEQGQQADLLWGYADGGQFTSEFPAHMMSHVARLKVNPENRVVMHCHPANLLAMTYVHDLDEKQFTRTLWQMCTECVVVFPDGVNVLPWMLCGTNEIGEATAEKMKTARLVVWSQHGIYGAGKDLDETFGLIETAEKAAEIYMKIAHLPRINTITDEQMHLLEKRFNIKAREGYLD
- a CDS encoding rhamnulokinase, whose translation is MKKYLAIDIGASSGRHIVGWKEDGELKTEEVYRFPNGVVEQDGHLTWDIDALEKHVRTGIDEAMKIYPEIGSLSVDTWGVDYVLMKGGEPVLPCYAYRDSRTETAIPKVHEQMSFSDLYRRTGIQFQPFNTIYQLYADKLAGRLDEADSFLMIPEYLMYRLSGAESHEYTNATTGGMVSAETGEYDPEIIRTLGLPGRFFRPLQRPGSVIGEYRGIKVMLCATHDTGSAVEGIPMEGNELYISSGTWSLLGVKTPKPLTDAGSEAANYSNEGGVGYNRYQKNIMGMWLANRLRSELCPEKPWDEITAEAEEKHFDHLVDVNDPVFLAPESMKAAFDSKLPHPPKCTAGYFRCAYRSLADGYRRAIEEIEQNTGNRYRRLYIVGGGARNKYLNRLTEEATGKQVTALPIEATALGNIMIQIKNGGEKA
- a CDS encoding polysaccharide deacetylase family protein, whose product is MKKIRWLVLCILALCLFIPAGIAERAIPEVLKVTQEVKCYRAKGYRIITYSELHSTREDVNDLINGRVAALKEEAEAVVPEGRDYNKRCAHADIYTQITRTGDRWLSFHVCAQTSAKSSQNWVKCEDYTYDMESGRLIRLGDIICEEGWEKLLHEIRIQVEESFPEDKPDEQALDAICSRESLTEAGFIMTPGHLALFFPAADVYPAHAEALLRVEIYVPELWEILTEEGRKETDCTGYKLVALTYDDGPGKGTTRGVLSSSVRHPGQVTFFATGHRLEENAEMLHLEFDAGHSVQSHTWAHATKGVTTEKVTDWETQYNKAMGSIIGKLPIMMRPPGGNWRGYVNSGTELAQILWDTNSTDSSAGEGKQDMLGCCGRASIACDGSIVLFHDVKIYAGDLAERSMRLFEQENMLIVTVNDLCALRGISLKAGTVLQNCPPEEAEVSMQAHR
- a CDS encoding L-rhamnose isomerase, with the protein product MSYEEAKKRYAAIGVDAGAAIEKLKKVPVSLHCWQGDDVRGFDTDPSKPLTGGIQTTGNYPGRAGTPEELMADLDKVLSLIPGTPKMNLHASYAIFENGEWADRDKLEPKHFRKWVEFCKERGLGCDFNPTFFSHPMCDPLTLSSPNEETRKFWIEHGKACIRISSYLAEELGKPCVMNIWTGDGFKDIPADRMGPRVRYRESIDEILKEPYDFKKVKPCIESKVFGIGVEAYTAGSAEFALSYAAMNMDKCIPLMDNGHYHPTEVVSDKIPALLAFFPEIALHVTRPIRWDSDHVVLFDDETKEIAREIVRCGGLDGRVNIALDYFDASINRISAWVTGYRNLQKALLYALLQPNDEMKSLQDAGEFSKLMVMQEELKTMPFGEIWDEYCRSCGRPADGEWFPQIEEYEKKVLVRRK